One region of Juglans regia cultivar Chandler chromosome 4, Walnut 2.0, whole genome shotgun sequence genomic DNA includes:
- the LOC108986560 gene encoding probable pectate lyase 12 → MLRRSCIVLISFLCSFSPLGRAVLNLTLPGQHPNPQAVVQEVHWKVNASMTRREMLQISEKDQFYSSCLTGNPIDDCWKCDPEWPNNRQRLADCGIGFGQYALGGKNGDFYIVTDSSDDDPVNPRPGTLRYAVIQVEPLWIVFPSNMLIKLSQELIFNSYKTLDGRGANVHIVGGGCITLQYISNVIIHNIHIHHCHPSGETNVRSSPTHFGWRTKSDGDGISIFGSKDIWIDHCSLSHCKDGLIDAVMGSTGITISNNYFSHHDEVMLLGHSDDYLPDSGMQVTIAFNHFGEQLVQRMPRCRRGYIHVVNNDFTQWEMYAIGGSGNPTINSQGNRYTAPSNHNAKEVTKRVNTGKGEWSGWNWRSEGDIMVNGAFFVASGEGVEVKYEKAYSVEPKSAVLIDQLIMHAGVLGVGGRDNNLGKWTTGGNDGGIGLESEPDYMDYMSGSSVSLMSPTTSTTLISLLIAFSCLLFYKTPLAFM, encoded by the exons ATGCTGCGAAGGAGCTGCATTGTCTTGATCTCTTTTCTCTGCTCATTTTCTCCACTTGGCAGAGCTGTGCTCAACCTCACTCTTCCCGGCCAGCATCCCAACCCCCAAGCTGTTGTCCAAGAAGTTCACTG GAAGGTAAATGCGTCTATGACAAGAAGGGAAATGCTACAAATCTCAGAGAAAGACCAGTTCTACTCCTCATGCCTAACCGGAAACCCCATAGATGACTGCTGGAAATGTGACCCAGAATGGCCCAACAACCGCCAGAGACTAGCAGATTGCGGCATTGGGTTCGGACAGTACGCTCTTGGCGGCAAGAACGGAGACTTCTACATTGTCACCGACTCCTCGGACGATGATCCTGTCAATCCTAGGCCAGGCACACTTCGATATGCCGTGATTCAGGTTGAACCTCTGTGGATCGTGTTTCCTAGCAACATGCTCATCAAGCTCTCTCAGGAACTTATCTTTAACAGCTATAAAACTCTCGATGGGCGTGGGGCTAATGTTCACATTGTGGGTGGCGGCTGCATTACTCTGCAGTACATCAGCAATGTCATTATTCACAACATACATATCCACCATTGTCATCCCTCAG GTGAAACGAATGTGCGGTCGAGCCCAACCCACTTCGGTTGGCGCACGAAATCGGACGGCGATGGGATCAGCATCTTCGGGTCGAAGGACATATGGATAGACCATTGTTCCTTATCGCACTGCAAGGATGGCCTGATCGATGCGGTGATGGGATCGACAGGGATAACAATATCGAACAACTATTTCTCGCATCACGACGAGGTGATGCTGCTGGGCCACAGCGACGACTACCTGCCGGACTCGGGAATGCAGGTCACCATTGCGTTCAATCACTTTGGGGAGCAGTTGGTGCAGAGGATGCCCAGGTGCAGGCGCGGCTATATCCACGTTGTTAACAACGATTTCACGCAGTGGGAAATGTATGCCATCGGTGGTAGCGGTAACCCAACCATCAATAGCCAAGGCAACCGCTACACTGCTCCTTCCAATCACAATGCCAAGGAG GTAACGAAGCGAGTGAACACCGGGAAAGGGGAATGGAGCGGATGGAATTGGAGATCTGAAGGGGATATAATGGTAAACGGAGCATTCTTTGTGGCGTCGGGTGAGGGTGTCGAAGTCAAGTACGAGAAGGCTTACAGCGTGGAGCCAAAGTCCGCAGTGCTCATCGACCAACTCATTATGCACGCCGGTGTACTCGGTGTTGGTGGCAG GGACAATAACTTGGGAAAGTGGACAACAGGAGGCAACGATGGTGGAATCGGTTTAGAGTCAGAGCCAGACTACATGGATTATATGTCTGGAAGCAGCGTGTCACTAATGTCACCCACTACCTCTACTACTCTTATATCCCTTTTGATTGCATTCTCATgcttgttattttataaaacaccaCTGGCATTTATGTGA